A single genomic interval of Psychroserpens sp. NJDZ02 harbors:
- a CDS encoding DUF2490 domain-containing protein, whose protein sequence is MRKLKKKNIIATLALSLVLPFYGLSQDSSLGNWLIYIGSKDLKNGWNIHNEVQYRNYDAIGDLEQLLLRIGLGYNLTENNNNLLLGYGYILSENYVGNTHEKVSVNEHRIFQQFTTKQNLGKLSLSHRYRFEQRFVEADFKMRFRYFLGLKIPLQNNADGNNPLYLSAYNEIFLNTKSSIFDRNRMYGGFGYQFSKQLRLELGYMNQFFETTSRDQINIMAFVNF, encoded by the coding sequence ATGAGGAAATTGAAAAAGAAAAATATAATCGCAACACTAGCACTATCGCTGGTGTTGCCTTTTTATGGGCTAAGCCAGGATAGCAGTTTAGGAAACTGGCTGATCTATATTGGTAGTAAAGATCTTAAAAATGGTTGGAACATTCATAATGAAGTCCAATACAGAAACTATGATGCTATTGGCGATTTAGAACAATTGTTGTTAAGAATAGGATTAGGTTATAATTTAACCGAAAACAATAACAACTTGTTATTAGGTTATGGTTACATTCTCTCTGAAAACTATGTGGGTAATACGCACGAGAAAGTGTCGGTAAATGAACATCGAATTTTTCAACAATTTACCACAAAACAAAACTTAGGGAAACTAAGTTTAAGTCATCGATACAGGTTTGAACAACGTTTTGTAGAAGCCGATTTCAAGATGCGTTTTAGGTATTTTTTAGGCTTGAAAATTCCACTTCAAAATAATGCAGATGGTAATAATCCATTGTATCTTTCAGCTTATAATGAGATTTTTTTAAACACTAAAAGCTCAATATTTGATAGAAACAGGATGTATGGAGGTTTCGGGTATCAGTTTTCGAAGCAATTACGATTAGAATTAGGGTATATGAATCAGTTTTTTGAAACAACTAGTAGAGATCAAATTAACATCATGGCTTTTGTTAATTTTTAA